In the genome of Streptomyces sp. 846.5, the window TACCAGAGCACCAGCTACCACGACGTCAGCAGCGTGCGCCGGACGCTCGGTCTCGGTCCGTCGCCGGCCTTCGGCCGCTGGCTCGCCGAGGTGGGGCTGCGCCATGACGGGCCGCCGCTGGCCGGCTCGGGCTGGCCGTCCAGCCTTCCCGAGCTCACCGCCGCGCTCGCCTCCGGCGGCCCGATCCGCGCGCTGATCCCATGATTCTCGGCTGCGGCATCTGCCTGGCTGGTCGCGCAGTTCCTCGCGCCCCTGATAGTGCAACGTGCCCACAGCGGTTCAGTTGCAGCACCTCAGGGGCGCGGGGAACTGCGCGACCAGCCAGCTACGGTCCGCAGCCAACATCCGTCGGAACAACCCTCACCCGAAGCGGAGCCGCCTGATGCACCCTCCCACCGACGCCGTCCCTGCCGCGGACCCGCACCGGGTCCGGCTGCGGGAGACCACCCCGGCCCGGCTCTTCATCGGGCGGGCGGGCAGTTCCTACCCGACCGCCACCCTGCTCTCGCTGCGGGCGGACCACGCCGCGGCCCGCGACGCTGTCGGCGCGCCGCTGGACCTTGACCTGCCGAGGATGGCCGCCCTCCGCGACCGGCACGCCCTGATGGTCGCGGACACCCGCGCCGACACCCGCCGTGAGTATCTGCACCGCCCCGACCTGGGCCGCCGGCTCTCCGCCGCCGCGCGCGAGCTCATCGTCGAGCAGTGCCCGGCCGGGGCCGACGTCCAGATCGCCGTCGGCGACGGACTCTCGGCCACCGCGGTCCACCGCCAGGTCCCCGAGCTGCTGCCGCGGCTGATCGCCGGCTGCGCGAGCCGGGGCTGGACGACCGGCCGTCCGATCGCGATCCGGCAGTGCCGGGTGGGGGTGCTCAACGAACTCGGCGAACTGCTGCGCCCGCGGGTGGTCGTGCTGCTGATCGGCGAACGCCCGGGCCTGGCCACCGCGGAGAGCCTCTCCGCCTACCTGGCCCACCGCCCCCGTCCGGGCCACACCGACGCCGACCGCAACCTCATCTCCAACATCCACGACTCCGGCGTCCCGGTCCCCGAGGCCGCCGACCGCATCCTCGCCCTGGCCGCCGCGCTGATGGCGGCCGGCCGCAGCGGCGTGGGGGTCAAGGAACTCCCGTCCGGCTGACGGTGCTTCGGCCGCTACGGGCCGGCCCCGGACTCGTCGTCCGGAGCCGCGCCGTCCGGTGCGCCGCCGCGGTGCAGGCTGATCCGGGTGACGGTGACCAGCAGCCTCAGGAACAGCGCGACATAGGCCAGGTCGACCAGGATCTGCAGGCTGACCAGGATCCGGGCGAGGTCGCTCCGCGGGGCGATGTCGCCGTAGCCGACGGTGCCCAGGGTGACGACGGCGAAGTAGAGGCCCGAGGTGCGGTTCAGCCGTTCGGTGAAGTCGGCCGGATCCACCTCGGACAGCGACACATAGGCGCCCGCGAACGTCAGCAGGAACAGCGGCAGCGACACCGCCAGGGCCTCGACCGCGCGCAGCTGCGGCAGGCCGGCGTTCAGGATGCGGTGCAGTTCGAACCCCAGTACCGCGACGAAGACCACCGCGCCCACGGCCAGCCAGGCCACGCCGCCGGTGTCCACCGGGGCGACGCCCAGCGGGATCACGTAGTAGAGCAGGACCACGGCCGCGGTCATGAGCGCGCAGCGGGCCGCGCTGCCCGCGATCGCCCGCCGCCGCTCCGTGCGACCGAGGTCGCCCAACCGCCGCGGAGTCACCGGGACGACGCCCATGACGGCTCCTTCCACCTGGTCAGAGCCAGGGTACGGGCGGAGCGGGCCCGCGGCGCGTCGGCAGTCGATCCGGAGTGATCGGCCCGAGATGCGGACGGATGCTCCGCATACGATGATCGTTCCGAGTTGCCCCTGGTGGCCTTCGGCGGCCTGCAGTGTTACCGACGCCCGCTCAGATCGAGGTGAACTCGACCGGCAGGGCGGACGGGCCGCGCATCCAGATCGAGGGGCGCCACTCGACCTCCTCGGCCGGCACGGTCAGCATCACATCGGGAAGGCGGTCGAGCAGCACCTCGACCGCCGCCCGGGCGATCACCTCGGCCATCTCCGGCGCGGGGACCGGGCAGCGGTGCTCGCCGTGGCCGAACGACAGGTGGGCCTGGTTGCCCACCGAGCCGGCGCTGAAGTCCGGCTGCACCTCCGGGTCGGTGTTGGCCGCCGCGAGCCCCAGCACCAGGCAGTCGCCCTTGCGGATCCGACGGCCCGCCAGCTGGGTGTCCCGCGCCGCCCAGCGCCCGACGACGTTCTGGGTCGGGGTGTCCGCCCACAGCACCTCGTTGAGGGCCTGGCCGACGCTGCGCCTGCCGCCGGAGAGGGTGACCGCGAAACGGTCGTCGGTGAGCATCAGCCGCAGCGCGTTGCCGATCCAGTTGGCCGTCGGCTGCTGTCCGGTGGCCATGATCGAGATCATGTCCTGGACGATCTCCTCGTCCTCCAGGCCGGCCGGGTGCGCCAGCATCCGCGAGGGCAGGTCCGGCCCGGGGGTGCCGCGGCCGCGCTCCAGTAACCCGGTCATGGTGGCGTGGATGCGCATATATGCGTCCAGGGCGCCGGGGCCCTCGTCCAGCGAACCGGCCATGTCCCGTTCCAGCGCGAAGATCTGGTCCTGGTCCAGGCCGAAGAGCCCGGCCAGCACCCGCAGCGGGACCTGGGCGGCGTAGTCGGCCATCAGCTCGGCCTGGCCGGCGCCGGCGAAGCCGTCGATCAGCGCGTCCGCGACCCGTTCGCTGGTGGCGTGCAGCTCGAACTGGTCCACCGCGGAGAGCACGTCGGTGATCACCCCGGCCCGGCGCTGGTGCTCGGCCCCCTCCTTGAACAGCACCGAGGGGGTGTGGCTGACATAGGGCCTCAGCGGCCAGTCGGCGGGGATCGCGTCCCAGGCGTGCCAGCGCCGCGAATCCCTGGCGAACAGCTCGGAGTTGCTGGTGACGTAGTGGACCTCGCGGTAGCCCAGCACCAGCCAGGCCGGGATGTCGTCGTCCAGCAGGATCGGCGCGACCGGGCCGTGCTCGCGCCGCAGCAGCCGGTAGAGCTCGGCCGGGTCCCGCTGGAAGCGCGGCGAGTGCATGCGGACCGCGCCGCCGGGGCCGGTGCTCTCGGGGGTCGCCGAGG includes:
- a CDS encoding potassium channel family protein yields the protein MGVVPVTPRRLGDLGRTERRRAIAGSAARCALMTAAVVLLYYVIPLGVAPVDTGGVAWLAVGAVVFVAVLGFELHRILNAGLPQLRAVEALAVSLPLFLLTFAGAYVSLSEVDPADFTERLNRTSGLYFAVVTLGTVGYGDIAPRSDLARILVSLQILVDLAYVALFLRLLVTVTRISLHRGGAPDGAAPDDESGAGP
- the eutC gene encoding ethanolamine ammonia-lyase subunit EutC, with translation MHPPTDAVPAADPHRVRLRETTPARLFIGRAGSSYPTATLLSLRADHAAARDAVGAPLDLDLPRMAALRDRHALMVADTRADTRREYLHRPDLGRRLSAAARELIVEQCPAGADVQIAVGDGLSATAVHRQVPELLPRLIAGCASRGWTTGRPIAIRQCRVGVLNELGELLRPRVVVLLIGERPGLATAESLSAYLAHRPRPGHTDADRNLISNIHDSGVPVPEAADRILALAAALMAAGRSGVGVKELPSG
- a CDS encoding cytochrome P450, producing the protein MHSPRFQRDPAELYRLLRREHGPVAPILLDDDIPAWLVLGYREVHYVTSNSELFARDSRRWHAWDAIPADWPLRPYVSHTPSVLFKEGAEHQRRAGVITDVLSAVDQFELHATSERVADALIDGFAGAGQAELMADYAAQVPLRVLAGLFGLDQDQIFALERDMAGSLDEGPGALDAYMRIHATMTGLLERGRGTPGPDLPSRMLAHPAGLEDEEIVQDMISIMATGQQPTANWIGNALRLMLTDDRFAVTLSGGRRSVGQALNEVLWADTPTQNVVGRWAARDTQLAGRRIRKGDCLVLGLAAANTDPEVQPDFSAGSVGNQAHLSFGHGEHRCPVPAPEMAEVIARAAVEVLLDRLPDVMLTVPAEEVEWRPSIWMRGPSALPVEFTSI